The sequence TTCTTACCATGTTATCAATAATTCGAGAGTGAAGACCATTATGTAACAGCCTCCTTTAGTAATCGTTGTGAAGGCAATTTCAAACTTCCCATAAGTTATAATCATAGCACATTTACTTATaacaatgaaaaataaaaacaaatgctaTTTAATCAAAATACAACTTAACGTTGTTGATTGTTGCCCTGTTATTCAGAGCTTCTGTGAAAGTGAACTTTTAGTAAAATTCACGTTATAGGCCTAGCAGCATTTGAAAGTAATGTTAGAAGCTAACTGGTTGCAGCTAACCAGCTCAGCTAATACCTCCTGCtctgcttttttttattattattttattttatctttttACTGGCGTAAATGCTTGGCGTGTTGGCGTTATTTCTACTGTTTATTTTGCTAGCCAGTACTACCAGGGACTTCACACTATTACCACCTGGAGTTGAATATACTTATAAGTAGTTAAATCCTGAGAGAATACAAATACTTGACACAGATGTTAAACGTGGTTGCCATAACTTCGCCAAGGAGACCCTTTTGGTGCACACGAAACATTGATTTACATACAGGGCCAATATCAGCAGTCTCGAGGTCCCTGACTTCCAAATTGATTgactcaaaaagaaaagaagtcgAACACTTTTGTCTTTCAAAGTCGTGCTTGGTTCATTTATTTTGGGTATGACACGAACGACACGAATCTACAGCTACGTTAATCGTGTCAGCTAAGGTTAGCTAGCTTACAAGTCGTAGCTAGCTGCATAGAACGTTAGCTGGGAAGCTAATTCCAGCCACAAGCCGCAGCGTGGGTAATATTGCTGCAATCACAAGTAGCTAGCATAAGTTATTGAAATCGTGATAATACAGATGTAAATCACAAACAAACTTATAGAAACAGAAATATACAAAAGCATACCTTTTCAATTACGTCCCAAGTATCGTTGACTTCCTCAAGGTATCCGGCTAGCTAGCTAGACAAGCTAATATTTACTAGCTGCGTAGTTAGCAAGGCCAGGCCTGGCCTGACAGGACAAGTTTCGAACTGCTCGTCTCCTCACCGTCACAGAGTTCAGTTATAAACTCGACACTCTTCAATGTTCCGTGgttgctttttaaataaatgcacacacagtatttctttaggtaacgttagcaaaATATTTCAGGATATAATCTAAACCGAAGTGTCTGTTGATAGCTGCAACTTCTGTTTCTCACAGTCGACTTCCTGGGTAACTCGCCAGCGAACCAGCTTGGGAGAAGGCTGCCGTTGACTGACGACAGAGAAGGCAGAAGGGGTTTCatgaaggactgtgcaggggCTAGTGCTGTTTTGCTGTCTTGTTTCGTACGTTACCTGTCGGCCACCTGCATGATAGCGTCGAGCTGTTATTGTTGCaggattttttttactgtttcctTATAATATTACGGTGGTGATGCTTACTAGACGATACATAGTCGTTTTCCATGTTTTCTTACACAGTCTATGGTAGGCTATTGTTGTAaattaaaggaccagtatgtaggaaataatggaaaataaactgtaaccattccaaaaatgatcatgTGTCATGtgacaacataaacacagctaaacacgatgaattgaagtaatggcttatttgacaacattactctaacccttaaatcgtaaaacccatgaaaagtggaattttcgtttatgttttgaacgattaattctagaatagcgtattaatggGCTAgcgcagtggtccccaaactttttcttccgagggccagctcactatgcctggctgtaagagagggccagagactcggagtatatcagtaaccatagcttagtgctgtgaacaacagcagccTACCTTAGTTCATTGGTTCCCAAAGTGTGGGTCGTAGGAGATTTtattgggtcgccagcatagccttgtgacaatttatgttgtgtaatacccCTATCTTATACCTTATATAActtaggaaagctaacagctttctgttaggatctagtttgttaactaccacagtcatgAGTTGGGTCGcgagtctgtcatttttaaaaagtgggtccccagaaaaaaagtttgggaaacactgccttagttgaatattccattattaggctactgcaatttaatacctttgttagctgtgtttatgttgtcatcatgccatatcagtgtaaaatactaataaaaagactttagcattcccaaaagtattagcaaggagtcccaaaagtatttaaagttctcaaactatgagagttttatgaagtgctggcaaaaacatctgaaatcacctgatgagaactttctGAACTCTATAAACATTTAACGAGTGAatacaaaatagaaataattatcccagaaagtcccagaaatatgacttgaatagaagttagttagttattaacacttttagaatactttgagcactgatgcagtcagcataggtcTCTTACATAGGGaaggaaagtgaaaaccagcgccccaagcggttgcgttcctatcgaagagcagctccaatgttagtAGTCCCACAGACCTATTTTAAAGGACCAGTATATAGGAaacaatggaaaataaactgtaaccattccaaaaatgatcacaatatgttgtcagagagtaaggaaacacgatgaattgaagtaattgcttatttgacaacatactCTAACCTGTAAAACCCTGTAAaccaatggaaaaaaaaaatagttaagaTATTCTCCTCTATTGTTCAATTCAAAACTAAAATCCCAGTTCCTGGGATTTTAGTTTTGAATTGAACAATAGAGGAGAATATCTTAATCCAGCTAATAAAGGGGAAGTGCTTTCATGTGACATTTGCAACAGTATAAAACAAGCTCCCACTGGAAGGTTTGACATTAGTCTATGTGAATAAACAGATAGAAAACTGATGAGAAACTCATTGCCATTTCtcatataggctattatttcaTTCGTAAGCATGATATATCCctgcttgttttgtgtttatgataCAGCGTCTGCACAATTAGTATATACAGTCGGTTAAGACGTTCGGAAATGAGGGGGAAAGCATGCTAACATCacacaatggaagtcaatgggcgAACTCGCTAGCAGTTAGACTTTAtacattcattttacattcagGTGGAGTTCTGCTTGTTTCTGAACACAATAATTTAAAGTAATTGTGTTTACTTAACTGCCCAGTGTATGCAATGTTGACAACACATTTCTCTGGAAGCTATATTCGATGGTAGCATCATTAGGTTGCTAACTGGCTAAGTTTATATCGTCAGTGTAACATAACCAACTAGTACAAATTACTTGTTAAAACTTTTCCCACAGACATTGTAGGGAATGTGCATTCATCTGAGAATAAATTCAGATGCAACTTATGAGTATGTGGTGTTACGGCAAAAGGCTTAGCTTGCTAAACCGAGCTACACAGTCTGGCCATTGAAAGCAGTTCTACAATGAGTACACTCACAATTCCGTTTAACTGGAATTAGCAAAATGAGGGAACTTAATGTTACCCTTAACCTCGttgacacacagataactctcagTGCAAACGTGCCGTTTATTGATGTTTGCTAAAAGATTTAATATTTTTATAGGTGTTTTCTGTACTCAAGCGGTGCACCTCCATTTTCCCCCTTGGGGGCGTTTTAGCCACGGTAACCACGGCAACTGGGGGCGGTAGACGATTATGACTAGATGCCGACTAGAAGGATCTATCTTCTGGTAAGTGAAACCAGAGCCCATTTatggagagccggatcactcccaattaactccattgtacctgcaatctgttgtagttccgctaggggcgatcacgaataagtgcaaaaacaatgggggtctatggagctagacggctaaatgtgtctctttcacctggttgtcgttgaaaaatcgaagatttgattgtggtttctgcaagctcaatatggattataggtcaaaagttgaatgaacgagtacttacgtcctttcgatttcttacaggttgggttgttgttgcccacaacacactagctttctgctaatgaatgacgtcattgacgcatttgaaaggctttttagatcaaataagtgactcaaaaaatagaATACTCTGTATTTTCTGTACTCTGTCtgtattttctctccctctttcgcatgcaacatttaaatttctgggcaaaaaattatatccagagaaaagtggatttgaggggtacagctccatagacctccattggGGCagcctggttagcactctggacttgtaaccggagggttgcaggttcgagccccgaccagagggccacggctgaagtgcccttgagcaaggcacctaacgcctcactgctccccgagcgccgctgttgtagtaggcagctcactgcgccgggattagtgtgtacttcacctcactgtgtgttcactgtgtgctgtgtgtgtttcactaattcacggattgggataaatgcagagaccaaatttccctcacgggattaaaaAGAGTATAATactcattcattctgcacttatttgtgagcgccctcatgtggaaccagaaaaggaactgcaaccagttcagacaCCGGAAGTTTCCttagagtggcggttctccccttattagacattctctgctgaAACTATAGGCGTAGGCCTATAATACAACTTTGATAATAGAAATAACTGACTTTGATAATACCATGTAGTAGCCTGCCTCATAATCAGACATGTCAGATAAGACTTTCTTATAGATGGGTAAATTGTCATGCACGTGCATGCATTCATAACAAGATTCACAACCTGGTCCACCTGaacaaaataaatgtaattaaaaaaaagtggcactaaaaaaaaatacttataAGGAGAGATATCTAACgtaccgtaaaactccaaataatagcccgggcttctattttcccaaatcgccaaactgcaccggctagtatttGAGACAGACCTTTAactccctttacacaaaacttttcctctgcaaagataaAAAATATTATCGAATTACGGTAATCAATAGCCTATTACTTTTAATGTGGAGCCTGTTTTACCCAAGCTACAGCAGTTATCATTCTTCTtgctgtagaacacacacattgtaaTGACTGTCAGGAAATATGACTAAATAAGTCTTTACGCATGTATGCAGGATTTAAAAGTAAAATACATGTAATAACTTATTTACCACGTTACACAAGCAGTTGTGACTAACACGGTGATACCACATATTTTCATATAATTTTTTAGAAGTATTAATTCTTTGAAAATAGATAACAGCATAACAGTCACAAAAATCATCAAATGATCAAACCTTTAATGATTTAGATGCTTAATAATATCGTTACCTTCCTTTGGTTAACACAAAAAGTTAACCAAAAATTGAAGAGATGATATAGGCAAAAAAAGGAAGGTGAcaatattaactcattgagtgccaaaaacgtataaaatttttccttcccatgcgttgagtggcaaaaacgtaatattatgtttttagcttttttttaaattatgaaactagacactctaacataccttatatgtgattttgggaactctataatgaatggaaattaaatatatgacgatcgaaaactcatgaaaacgcacaatctggacattttatctggacattttatcataactcggttgccgctttgggtcgaatcagtgacgcatgcacgtcaggtcaaaaccaggccattttcgtgggtctatcactaggtggcagtctcgccaggtctcgctgatcacttcctggaaagtttacaggcaacacttcatatttcatgaaagacgttatatctccatttctagaaaaaaaacagcgattttgatgaaaactagctactgtttagcttgggatttctcaggaacagaggcgtgtagaaatacacggtttgcacccactgagagcttaaagtctcaccttttaaacgagccattgtatgtgttcatagctataacacagaatatgctgtggctgtacaaaaatcatcaacaatggtctagattgctggcactctaggacaaagcttccgaaaacagcttggcattcaatgagttaaggtaACTATTTAGAAAGTAGAAAAATAAAATAGCAACTTAAACATTGCTTGCATTAAAGTAATGACATGTCAATCTGAACTGCAGTTTTCCCTGTACTTGCCCTGAATGAGTATGTTTAGAGACAGTCCTTAGTCCTTTGAGTCTCCTAGTTTGGTTTCTGTGTTTACACATGATGAACCAGCCTGGCCAGCCATGCAGTCGTAGTCTGGAGGCACATCAAAGAACAGCTCATCATCAAAGCAAGACTCATCATCCGGGGAGGCCAGATAAGGCAGTCTCAGTACCAGGCCTGTCAACACCCCACCTACAGCTGCTACTGCTATGGTGCCAAACACCGCCGTCACCTGGTACAGTGCCTGCTCCCGGGCACTGCGGCCTAGCCCTGGCTGAAGCCCCGGAATTAACCTTTGCAGTTCCTCAAGCCGAGGGTCACCCTCCTGGGGTGCACGGTAGCAGAAGATCTCATAGAGGCTGGGTCCGTAGGTGGCCTCACTGGCGAGCAGGATAGCCACGATGCCTGCTGCACTGGAGATGAGACCTGTCAGGCCGTGGAGGTTATGAATGCCGCACTGGTCTTGGATCCTGAGGTGCTGGGACATGAAAGGACTCAGATATTTGTATCCCAGCATGCATGCTGTGCATCCTATCATCCCCAGCATGTAGGCCGCAGCCGGACTGATCATCATGTCAACTGAAGCGCCCACAGTCACTCCCCCTGCCAGCGTAACATTCTGCACGTCGGCCATTGTAAGCTTGCCATTCTTGTTTAGCATTGCAGAAAGGGCAAAGGCAGTGAGGGTTGAGGCACTCAGTCCGATGAAGGTATGCAGAACAGCCCGGTGTTGGTCATCGCCCTTTAGGGTGAGGGCAGAATTAAAGGAAGGCCAGAACACCCATAGAAACAGTGTTCCCATCAGTGACAAAATGTCAGATTGGTAGCTTGTCACCTCCTTGGCATGACCCTGGTTGAGACAGGGTCTGTACAGGGCAAATGTGACACCCAGACCAAAGTAACAGGCAAAGAGGTGAATGAGGATGGACCCACCTGCATCGTTGATCTTCAGGTATGTGAGCACAGCCCACTCAGTGATGGCAAAAACTGGCACCTCCAGCAGAGCCATTACCAGGAGCTGCACAGGGCTGGTCTTCCCCAGAACTGCCCCGAATGAAATCAGCACAACTGCACATGCAAACTCGGCATTGATTAAGTTTATCACGCCAAGGTGGATCTTGCCTTCTTTGTAGAACTGGAGGAATCCCTGAACAAGGATAGCCCACTGAATAGCAAATGTAGCTGTCAGGAAATTAAAAACCATGCCGCCAAATCCATATAGGCGGAAAAATGCCAGCAGGCAGCCGAAGCCAATGAAGATCATCACTTGAATGTCAGTGAAGAAAGGATAGTCACGGTAGAGCGAGTTCTCCATTGGCTTGGTGAGATTATTCTGCAGTTTGGCATTGGCATCATCATCATAGGTGACAAAGAAAGTGTAAAGTGTCACAATGATGACCTCCAGCAGGAGCACAAGTGCTGGCAGTCGCACTCTCAGACTGGTTGAGCTTCTTTTCATCTTTGCAGGCTCCAAGAAGAATGACACGAATGCCCCTTCTGTTTCTGTCTTTAAGTCTTCTCTTATCCTCTTCAGTGTGATAGCAACATTGCTCATCATTGGCTGAGGCCAGAAATACTCTGCCCCTTTCTCCTGTACTTTGTCCATTTTAAACATGCTATCTCAGGCCTTGTGAAAAGTCAGCAAGTTATTTTCTTTGACATATAGTCTATAAAGTAATTAAGTTATGGCTCACTTGCAACAAAAGAAGTTAGAGACTATCTTAACCaatggtgtgttttgtgttttactTACCAGTAAAGTTGCACtgataattgtttttttttagttacaTTGAACTCTGATATGAGTTTCCTTTTGTTGATAATAGTTTCCTATTGATTCTTTTCTCACAAATAGTCAACAACTAGGTCACTAAGTAATTACCTTTTTAGACGATTATTGACTTCAATGGATGACTGGATTCAACCAAAGCACACAGATACAATTACGCAAAAACTGCATGTGGGGGTATATACATATACTTTCAATCACCTGATGTTACAACGTAGGAAGGCTTTTTGCACACCTATTTTGTTGGGAAGGTGCATTGGAAGGTCGCAGATCAGGAGCTTAGAAAGAATCCCGCAAACTGACCATTCCGCAAGCAATTATTTATTAGAAATTACAACGTTTCAGTCTTAGACCTTCATCAGGTAAATTACCTGATCACCTTATGTTGTTTGTGTATTGATATCATTCAGGGATAAAGTACAGTGTTGCCACACAGCTGAAACCAAATGAGAGCTGAACCAAAATGTTTAAATACAGTTactcatattttgtattttaaatgtgTAATATGGAATACATGTATTCAGTTACTTCCCAACCCTGTTCACGCATGTTGTTTTGGAAAGGATTAAGTGGTAACTAGAGTCTTGCCCTTGGTCCATTAAAAAGACCAATCAGGCCTTAGGGTAGTAACCAGCTGAAGAACCAACAAGGTTCACAATCGGTGGCAGGATGGATTGAACAGAAATCATGGAAATGTAATAATTACTAAGGGTGTATGTCAGTTATGCAAGGCTCCAAGTGCAATTACGAGTGCAAGGATCAAAGTTTGGGGAGATGACTTTTGGAACACAGATTGACTTTTTTTACTCAGTAAACAAATGTAGGTCAGTTTTTCACAACCTACTCTAGAACATTCCTGGGTCACCTTGCAATGTGTTTGAGCTACTTTGAAAGCTTATAGCTTGGAGAAAATTGAACTACATTATAGTCAAATCTTTGGTTATCTAAGGATATTGAAAAAGTAGCTCACATTACTCAAAAATAGTACAATTATATTTTTTGTTTGAGTTTATATTTGTTAGAGATACAAAAAAAAGTCACAAGACAGCAATTGGGTTTATTGCAAAAACAGACTTTTTCGCAggtcacacataaacactattTGCACATacaaaaagtgtgtgtttgtggctgccTGATAAAGGATTGCAAGGGCAGTGCTGGTCAAAGGGGGTTCAAATACAGTAGAGAAGCAATGTGACACTgactattttattttttgacatAACGTGAGTCTGCAGGATAACATTGGATAGTCTGCACTGCAGGATAGTCAAACCTCTTTGGGTTGTCAGGGCTATTCTCGACTGACTCCAACCTTCACTTGTTTCCCATCTGCAGAGAGAGTTAGACAGTGCCCTGTGATGGCAGGGTCCAGAGTTAACTATACGGGGAGAAGAAATAGTGTACCAATTAGCAATGGCACCTTCGGGTTAATATCAACATTTTCTCACAAACATTTGACATTTTGACCATTTCATAGCAAAACTATGATataccacatagcggtacaaaatatgaacaccgctcagtcctgtacatccgttctgcgaaaataaatcacacttgtcaatttgtctccatctcctactccatctacTTGAAACTTGCTtgtatgtgcatgcctgtgtgtgcgtgcatgcgtgtctctgtgcatgcatgttctaacactgtggaagacatcatgtctcacccccgttcccaagaaaccacaccccagcgagcttaatgacttcaggcctgtcgctctaacatcacatgtgatgaaaacaatggagcggcttgacaggctggtaaggaaggctggctctgtagtgggagctgaactggagtgcatcacttcaatatctgacaaaaggaccctaaacaaactgatcaacatcttggacaatgaatgtcatccactctacagcacaatcaaaaaccaaaagagcttgatcagctggagacttcgctcactgccatgcacaactgaaaggctgaggaagtcattgaACTGtacaatgcctcactaaagggaagaggagagatagacttctctgcttagtctgtctgcctctccaccctctccatgtccatgttttttgagtactgactgcccactactgcttactactgttttactactgttctactattgtacacagcctaatgttttctctactgttttactgctacactgtttttttcatgctatattagcacacatgatcaatggctgcggtaaggcttctgatacaatactgaatgaatgaatggctataaccctattacctcaacctgttcttgcactgaaattgttttttattttaccttgtctacattacactttactcccctatttgtctatattatttatgctggtctctagaccttactcttgcactgttgcactgttggactactttttgcaccttcaccatgacactcactctcttgagcaccttgccaggcacacataactaaggactatggctggactactgtttgcacattggactttcttaatttaacttatatagtgtatttagttt comes from Alosa sapidissima isolate fAloSap1 chromosome 7, fAloSap1.pri, whole genome shotgun sequence and encodes:
- the rh50 gene encoding rh50-like protein, which encodes MKRSSTSLRVRLPALVLLLEVIIVTLYTFFVTYDDDANAKLQNNLTKPMENSLYRDYPFFTDIQVMIFIGFGCLLAFFRLYGFGGMVFNFLTATFAIQWAILVQGFLQFYKEGKIHLGVINLINAEFACAVVLISFGAVLGKTSPVQLLVMALLEVPVFAITEWAVLTYLKINDAGGSILIHLFACYFGLGVTFALYRPCLNQGHAKEVTSYQSDILSLMGTLFLWVFWPSFNSALTLKGDDQHRAVLHTFIGLSASTLTAFALSAMLNKNGKLTMADVQNVTLAGGVTVGASVDMMISPAAAYMLGMIGCTACMLGYKYLSPFMSQHLRIQDQCGIHNLHGLTGLISSAAGIVAILLASEATYGPSLYEIFCYRAPQEGDPRLEELQRLIPGLQPGLGRSAREQALYQVTAVFGTIAVAAVGGVLTGLVLRLPYLASPDDESCFDDELFFDVPPDYDCMAGQAGSSCVNTETKLGDSKD